Below is a genomic region from Prolixibacteraceae bacterium.
TTAGAGCAGGTCGTTTCTAAGTTGCACTTGGAGGAGAAGAACTATGGTCGTATGACACGTCTGCTTGCAGAAGAGAGTATAACGCAAGGTGAGTTTGATAAAGTGTCGATGGAGCTTCAAGTTACTAAAGAGCAACTAACCCAAGCCAAAGCACAAGTTGAAAAGGTGAAGAGTCTACTAATGGCGAGTCGAATAGTGGCTCCTTTTAATGGGGTAATAACCAATAAATTTGTGAAGCAAGGTAGTTATGCAACTCCTGGTCATCCCATCTTATCTATAGCCAATACCAATGTATATAATGTTGTCTTCTTTCTACCTGAAGACCAATCGATGGAGCTTCATGAAGGAGAGGTTTGTGAGGTGAGTGTTAGAGATTCATCCACAAAGTTAACTGCTACAGTAACGCATATTGCTGCTACTGGAACATATCACAATGGACAAATTAGGGTGGTGGCAAAAATAGAAGAGAAGGTGTCAGAGCTGGGTGATGGTATTTATGCCACCGTGAGATTACCTAATATGAAATCTCAACAGATAGTGATACCTAAAACAGCTCTTGTTCGCTATGGTGCATTAACTGGTGTGTATAAAGTAGCAGAAAATGGAAGAGCGCTTCTTCAATGGATTAGATTAGGAGAAACATATGAGGAAAAATGGTGTGTTATTTCAGGCCTTGACGAAGGAGCTGTGATCGTGAATAATCCTTCAGTGTCTCTCAGGGATGGAGATAAGATATCTACAAATCGATTAAACTAAAAGATTAAAAGATGAAAGAAGG
It encodes:
- a CDS encoding efflux RND transporter periplasmic adaptor subunit gives rise to the protein MKWTNILMVITSLVVLFSCGSESSKQKSIDTAQKVETIAVKQYEVLRPQTISGTISADESADLSTKLMGTIEMLKVKPGDKVKRGALLVKIENKELRASLSTANAALEQVVSKLHLEEKNYGRMTRLLAEESITQGEFDKVSMELQVTKEQLTQAKAQVEKVKSLLMASRIVAPFNGVITNKFVKQGSYATPGHPILSIANTNVYNVVFFLPEDQSMELHEGEVCEVSVRDSSTKLTATVTHIAATGTYHNGQIRVVAKIEEKVSELGDGIYATVRLPNMKSQQIVIPKTALVRYGALTGVYKVAENGRALLQWIRLGETYEEKWCVISGLDEGAVIVNNPSVSLRDGDKISTNRLN